Proteins found in one Oncorhynchus gorbuscha isolate QuinsamMale2020 ecotype Even-year linkage group LG15, OgorEven_v1.0, whole genome shotgun sequence genomic segment:
- the nwd1 gene encoding NACHT domain- and WD repeat-containing protein 1 isoform X1: protein MESPRGALMEVLRGQATERLKLRSNVVRVFVSSTFTDMSSERNALLDKTYPELQAFCQSLGLVFEVVDMRWGLQDAIAVDHMTTELCLQEIKACKKVSVGPSFIALLGNRYGHRPIPRVLPGKQFEVLLSKLPQDQVGLLHQWFRKDNNAVPPVYVLQPITTLLPHYNDLQPEKRPLQDDSVISWRYTEARLLQLLRTAAVQAEKDGDITVEQKHQFFKSVAEHEIEEGLRIPDGDESEPSAILFVRELPHLRKKDGPKRLAQYMDVTADGLLDTEAQELLSDLKSRLFAASPGMLNLHSVELCKGAIEPSCKEHAQYLESLCEQLVSQTKARIARRVGAGSSVEAGEVRTNGARGEDASQRKGEEDRGWLLQELSHHMALSAGKCSGVFRGREGLLGKICLAMWEHTNTRHMPLVVHGPPGVGKTTLLCKLAQEMRGLLDPRAVVVLRLLGTSAESSDLGRVLQSVCFQICSVFSLSPPTPITAHTSEDLVRFFHGLLAEVSERGDTLLLILDSLDQLSSATQGHKLHWLPKDIPPNVHLVVSTADTGSPILANLRRTVEVPGNFFDVEPLSCDQGREIMNAYMREAQRSLTPEQCEVVLCSFQLSGNPLHLKLLLDMARRWTSFTPVTDLALSSSAQEVMSQLLQALEERHGKQLVGAALGYIVSARGSLSEAELRDILSLDDNVLAEVYQYWPPPNHSLIRLPPLLWVRLRHDLGELLMEGQANGVTVLDFHHKLLTETVRERYQRSEQQADRHRVLAEYFLGSWSQGRFKAVLLPPLTTTLDADRKVPPQPLWFAEGVANVKKLHELPYHLLYAGLWEELRQEVIGSSEWLYCKTLTCGVASVIEDLTLCTKLMDCPETQLIRDTFILLKPTLDFLDGQMDPPLFYTEVLARLHSFAEIYPSLIGRLCCQCHDWLSCCPDPILVPKCTFLQPPGGALKTTLAGFQKGVTALDICPERGILLAGSEDGKVIAWDLNDLEVIQTLVGHTAKVLSVRVIDSGAHCLSLAADGSLRKWSLLSGRQLYCTQEAVSINSLPSTTHIHVSEERALFFTHSGGQVKVWHLNTTELLFQVKDTGVSIILGFLNGMVVSLSDGGLVTFSHPSAEDKTAQIHLEKSSQSLTLTATLTLQRNGRLLIASKEGFLYQVSSTVQGKQSQWTLRQTVTELPVCATFLSASDDERILLAGCERTLVLFHRESDCVQSFLDLHHEDTVLCACVSSDSRVVVSGSEDQTIRVWSMTTGNLLDCFLGMDAPVTTLALYEGTVVSASFSAYYLKLWHLPSPNNPQQRPNCCIPAGCPQVALTKDGDTVYYVRNVGQKEVITWNCHTGSSTDTMAVSAEVCCLELAQNKKLLFCGLTTGTVLIYPLAFPKETLCIPPPETLPTVRCMAIGGQEKHMAVAYEDSVCLFEITARDSFPSVEGPSARFALSLLHSPVSSMALLPDCRLLYGTACGEVTMYDFKSASTATLDGHRSRVNCVTTSNWGTHALVGSEDAVQRLWGLTPLVLDHTMEYKGFLFEGVLCAAFSESDKHVFTGSQDRTIKVWDVASGSLLFVQYVYAPVTKMLTYRNGFVAISQLGYVIKEGFRCPDGICPEYNPLRNVNAHYRVTSRQKSADSPHSVITEIPEYNPAQFNFMALMLKSKPSHSCQLL from the exons ATGGAATCGCCAAGAGGAGCTCTCATGGAGGTTCTCAGAGGCCAGGCAACTGAAAGACTGAAGCTCAGGTCCAACGTGGTCCGAGTCTTTGTCAGCTCCACATTTACAG ATATGAGCAGTGAAAGGAATGCCTTATTGGACAAAACCTATCCTGAACTTCAAGCTTTTTGTCAGAGTCTGGGCTTAGTGTTTGAG GTTGTGGATATGAGATGGGGTCTCCAGGATGCAATTGCTGTGGACCACATGACCACAGAACTGTGTCTTCAGGAAATCAAGGCTTGCAAGAAAGTATCTGTAGGACCAAGTTTCATT GCTCTGCTGGGGAACCGGTATGGCCACCGCCCTATCCCCCGTGTCCTCCCAGGAAAACAATTTGAGGTGCTGTTGTCCAAGCTACCACAGGACCAGGTGGGGCTTCTCCACCAATGGTTCAGGAAAGACAACAATGCTGTTCCGCCTGTCTACGTTCTTCAGCCAATCACAACTCTGTTGCCCCACTACAATGACCTTCAGCCTGAGAAAAGGCCGCTGCAGGATGACAGTGTCATTTCCTGGCGCTACACAGAGGCTCGATTATTGCAGCTCCTACGCACTGCGGCCGTGCAGGCTGAAAAAGACGGGGATATAACTGTTGAACAAAAACACCAGTTCTTCAAATCTG TGGCGGAGCATGAGATAGAGGAGGGTCTGCGAATTCCAGATGGGGACGAGAGCGAGCCCTCCGCCATCCTCTTCGTGCGGGAGCTACCTCACTTGCGTAAGAAGGACGGCCCGAAGCGGCTGGCCCAGTACATGGATGTGACGGCTGATGGCCTGCTGGATACTGAGGCTCAGGAACTCCTCTCGGACCTCAAGTCGCGTCTCTTCGCTGCCTCGCCGGGCATGCTCAACCTGCACAGTGTAGAGTTGTGCAAGGGAGCCATCGAGCCCAGCTGCAAGGAGCATGCCCAGTACCTGGAGAGCCTCTGCGAGCAGCTCGTGTCCCAGACAAAGGCCCGCATTGCCAGGAGGGTTGGTGCTGGTtcgtcagtggaggctggtgaagtGAGGACGAATGGGGCAAGAGGAGAAGATGCAAGTCAGAGGaagggggaagaggacagaggttGGCTGCTCCAGGAGCTTAGTCACCACATGGCTTTGAGTGCCGGGAAGTGTTCAGGCGTATTTCGCGGCAGGGAGGGGCTCCTTGGGAAGATCTGCCTGGCCATGTGGGAGCACACCAACACCCGCCACATGCCCCTGGTGGTGCATGGGCCACCAGGTGTGGGCAAGACAACGCTGCTCTGCAAGCTGGCACAGGAGATGCGTGGCCTCCTGGACCCCAGGGCTGTGGTGGTGCTCAGGTTGCTGGGGACGTCGGCAGAGAGCTCCGACCTGGGCCGTGTCCTCCAGAGTGTCTGTTTCCAGATCTGCTCTGTGTTCAGTTTGTCACCTCCCACCCCAATAACAGCACACACGAGTGAGGACCTGGTGAGGTTTTTCCATGGCCTTCTAGCTGAGGTGTCGGAGCGAggagatacacttcttctgataCTAGACTCCTTGGACCAATTGTCCTCAGCCACCCAGGGCCATAAACTCCACTGGCTACCCAAAGACATCCCCCCCAATGTCCATTTGGTGGTGTCCACCGCAGATACAGGCTCTCCAATTTTGGCTAACCTTCGGAGAACAGTCGAGGTGCCGGGAAATTTCTTTGATGTAGAACCCCTATCATGTGACCAGGGTAGAGAGATCATGAATGCCTACATGAGGGAAGCACAACGAAGCCTGACTCCAGAACAGTGTGAAGTGGTACTGTGTAGCTTTCAGCTGAGTGGAAATCCTCTGCATCTGAAGCTACTGCTGGACATGGCCAGGCGATGGACGTCCTTTACACCCGTGACTGACCTGGCCCTGAGCAGTAGTgcacaggaagtgatgtcacagcTACTCCAGGCCCTTGAGGAGAGGCATGGGAAGCAACTGGTTGGCGCAGCTTTGGGATATATCGTTTCTGCTAG GGGTAGTCTATCAGAGGCAGAGCTGCGTGATATCTTGTCCCTTGATGACAATGTCCTGGCTGAAGTCTACCAGTACTGGCCTCCCCCCAACCACTCCCTCATCCGCCTCCCCCCTCTACTGTGGGTGCGCCTCAGGCACGACTTGGGAGAACTCCTCATGGAGGGACAGGCCAATGGCGTCACGGTGCTCGACTTCCACCACAA GCTGTTGACTGAAACTGTGCGAGAGAGGTACCAGAGGTCAGAGCAGCAGGCTGACAGACACAGGGTCCTTGCTGAGTACTTCTTGGGTAGCTGGAGCCAAGGCCGATTCAAAGCTGTCCTCCTACCCCCACTGACGACCACATTGGACGCTGACCGCAAG GTGCCCCCTCAGCCTCTGTGGTTCGCTGAAGGAGTGGCAAATGTCAAAAAGCTGCACGAGCTGCCCTACCACCTCCTGTACGCAGGCCTCTGGGAGGAGCTGCGCCAGGAAGTCATAG GCAGTAGTGAGTGGCTGTACTGTAAGACTCTGACCTGTGGCGTGGCCAGTGTCATTGAGGACCTGACCCTCTGCACCAAGCTCATGGACTGCCCCGAGACTCAACTGATCCGAGACACTTTCATTCTCCTCAAGCCCACCCTGGACTTTCTAGATGGACAGATGG ACCCCCCCCTCTTCTACACAGAGGTCTTGGCCAGGCTCCACTCCTTCGCTGAGATTTACCCTTCACTGATAGGACGACTCTGCTGCCAGTGTCACGACTGGCTCTCGTGCTGTCCCGACCCCATCCTTGTCCCCAAGTGCACCTTCCTCCAGCCTCCAGGGGGAGCGCTAAAGACGACGCTTGCTGGTTTCCAGAAAG GGGTCACAGCTCTGGATATTTGCCCAGAGAGAGGGATCCTGCTGGCAGGCTCAGAGGACGGGAAGGTGATTGCCTGGGACCTCAATGATCTAGAGGTCATCCAAACCTTAGTGGGACACACAG CTAAGGTGCTATCAGTGAGAGTGATTGACAGCGGCGCTCACTGTCTCTCATTGGCTGCTGATGGGAGTCTGAGGAAGTGGAGCCTGTTGAGTGGCAGGCAGCTGTACTGTACCCAGGAGGCGGTGTCCATTAACTCCTTACCTTCCACCACACACATCCATGTGTCTGAGGAGAGGGCGCTTTTCTTCACTCACTCCGGAGGCCAG GTGAAAGTATGGCATCTTAACACAACAGAACTACTCTTCCAAGTCAAAGATACCGGTGTCTCCATTATTCTTGGATTTTTGAATGGAATGGTCGTCTCCCTCTCAGACGGAGGACTTGTCACATTTTCCCACCCATCCGCCGAGGACAAGACAGCGCAGATACATTTGGAAAAATCTTCACAAAGTTTGACGCTGACGGCAACCCTTACACTGCAAAGAAATGGCCGACTACTTATAGCATCCAAGGAGGGCTTCCTCTATCAG GTTTCCAGCACGGTACAGGGCAAACAGTCACAGTGGACTCTGAGACAGACAGTCACAGAGCTTCCAGTCTGTGCAACCTTCCTCTCCGCCTCAGATGACGAAAGGATACTTTTGGCAG GCTGTGAGAGGACACTGGTCCTTTTCCATAGAGAGTCAGACTGTGTCCAGAGCTTCCTGGATCTGCACCACGAGGACACGGtgttgtgtgcctgtgtgtcaaGCGACAGCAGAGTGGTCGTCTCGGGCTCTGAGGACCAGACTATACGG GTGTGGTCTATGACCACTGGAAACCTCCTTGACTGTTTCCTTGGCATGGATGCCCCTgtcaccactctagctctgtatGAGGGCACTGTCGTCTCCGCCTCCTTCTCAGCCTACTACCTGAAGCTGTGGCATCTGCCCTCACCCAACAACCCTCAGCAGAGACCCAATTGCTGCATTCCAGCCGGGTGCCCTCAGGTTGCCCTCACTAAAGATGGTGACACGGTGTACTATGTTAGAAACGTAGGCCAGAAAGAAGTGATTACATGGAATTGTCACACAG GCTCTTCCACTGACACCATGGCCGTCTCTGCTGAGGTGTGTTGCCTAGAGCTGGCCCAGAACAAGAAACTCCTCTTCTGTGGCCTCACGACTGGCACGGTCCTCATCTACCCCCTAGCCTTCCCCAAAGAGACCCTGTGCATCCCACCTCCTGAGACCCTGCCCACGGTGCGCTGCATGGCCATTGGCGGCCAGGAGAAGCACATGGCCGTGGCCTACGAggactcagtgtgtctgttcgAGATCACGGCCAGGGACAGTTTCCCCAGCGTGGAGGGGCCCTCCGCGAGGTTTGCCCTATCCCTGCTCCACTCGCCCGTCTCCTCCATGGCCCTGCTCCCAGACTGTAGGCTGCTGTACGGAACGGCCTGCGGGGAG GTCACCATGTACGACTTCAAGTCCGCCTCAACCGCCACCCTGGATGGCCACCGCAGCAGGGTCAACTGCGTGACGACCAGCAACTGGGGGACGCACGCCCTAGTGGGCTCAGAGGACGCAGTGCAGAGGCTGTGGGGGCTGACCCCCCTGGTGCTGGATCACACCATGGAGTACAAG GGGTTCTTGTTTGAAGGGGTTCTCTGTGCAGCGTTCTCTGAGAGTGACAAGCATGTCTTCACTGGCTCACAGGACAGAACTATTAAAGTCTGGGATGTTGCTAGTG GGAGTCTGTTATTCGTCCAGTACGTCTACGCTCCTGTCACCAAAATGTTGACCTACAGGAATGGCTTTGTGGCAATCTCTCAGCTGGGCTACGTCATCAAGGAAGGATTCCGCTGTCCGGATGGCATCTGTCCGGAATACAACCCACTCCGGAACGTCAACGCACACTACAGGGTCACGTCCCGGCAGAAGAGTGCAGACAGCCCTCACAGCGTCATCACAGAGATCCCTGAGTACAATCCCGCTCAGTTTAACTTCATGGCCCTGATGCTCAAGAGCAAACCCTCTCACTCATGCCAACTGTTGTAA
- the nwd1 gene encoding NACHT domain- and WD repeat-containing protein 1 isoform X2: MESPRGALMEVLRGQATERLKLRSNVVRVFVSSTFTDMSSERNALLDKTYPELQAFCQSLGLVFEVVDMRWGLQDAIAVDHMTTELCLQEIKACKKVSVGPSFIALLGNRYGHRPIPRVLPGKQFEVLLSKLPQDQVGLLHQWFRKDNNAVPPVYVLQPITTLLPHYNDLQPEKRPLQDDSVISWRYTEARLLQLLRTAAVQAEKDGDITVEQKHQFFKSVAEHEIEEGLRIPDGDESEPSAILFVRELPHLRKKDGPKRLAQYMDVTADGLLDTEAQELLSDLKSRLFAASPGMLNLHSVELCKGAIEPSCKEHAQYLESLCEQLVSQTKARIARRVGAGSSVEAGEVRTNGARGEDASQRKGEEDRGWLLQELSHHMALSAGKCSGVFRGREGLLGKICLAMWEHTNTRHMPLVVHGPPGVGKTTLLCKLAQEMRGLLDPRAVVVLRLLGTSAESSDLGRVLQSVCFQICSVFSLSPPTPITAHTSEDLVRFFHGLLAEVSERGDTLLLILDSLDQLSSATQGHKLHWLPKDIPPNVHLVVSTADTGSPILANLRRTVEVPGNFFDVEPLSCDQGREIMNAYMREAQRSLTPEQCEVVLCSFQLSGNPLHLKLLLDMARRWTSFTPVTDLALSSSAQEVMSQLLQALEERHGKQLVGAALGYIVSASLSEAELRDILSLDDNVLAEVYQYWPPPNHSLIRLPPLLWVRLRHDLGELLMEGQANGVTVLDFHHKLLTETVRERYQRSEQQADRHRVLAEYFLGSWSQGRFKAVLLPPLTTTLDADRKVPPQPLWFAEGVANVKKLHELPYHLLYAGLWEELRQEVIGSSEWLYCKTLTCGVASVIEDLTLCTKLMDCPETQLIRDTFILLKPTLDFLDGQMDPPLFYTEVLARLHSFAEIYPSLIGRLCCQCHDWLSCCPDPILVPKCTFLQPPGGALKTTLAGFQKGVTALDICPERGILLAGSEDGKVIAWDLNDLEVIQTLVGHTAKVLSVRVIDSGAHCLSLAADGSLRKWSLLSGRQLYCTQEAVSINSLPSTTHIHVSEERALFFTHSGGQVKVWHLNTTELLFQVKDTGVSIILGFLNGMVVSLSDGGLVTFSHPSAEDKTAQIHLEKSSQSLTLTATLTLQRNGRLLIASKEGFLYQVSSTVQGKQSQWTLRQTVTELPVCATFLSASDDERILLAGCERTLVLFHRESDCVQSFLDLHHEDTVLCACVSSDSRVVVSGSEDQTIRVWSMTTGNLLDCFLGMDAPVTTLALYEGTVVSASFSAYYLKLWHLPSPNNPQQRPNCCIPAGCPQVALTKDGDTVYYVRNVGQKEVITWNCHTGSSTDTMAVSAEVCCLELAQNKKLLFCGLTTGTVLIYPLAFPKETLCIPPPETLPTVRCMAIGGQEKHMAVAYEDSVCLFEITARDSFPSVEGPSARFALSLLHSPVSSMALLPDCRLLYGTACGEVTMYDFKSASTATLDGHRSRVNCVTTSNWGTHALVGSEDAVQRLWGLTPLVLDHTMEYKGFLFEGVLCAAFSESDKHVFTGSQDRTIKVWDVASGSLLFVQYVYAPVTKMLTYRNGFVAISQLGYVIKEGFRCPDGICPEYNPLRNVNAHYRVTSRQKSADSPHSVITEIPEYNPAQFNFMALMLKSKPSHSCQLL, from the exons ATGGAATCGCCAAGAGGAGCTCTCATGGAGGTTCTCAGAGGCCAGGCAACTGAAAGACTGAAGCTCAGGTCCAACGTGGTCCGAGTCTTTGTCAGCTCCACATTTACAG ATATGAGCAGTGAAAGGAATGCCTTATTGGACAAAACCTATCCTGAACTTCAAGCTTTTTGTCAGAGTCTGGGCTTAGTGTTTGAG GTTGTGGATATGAGATGGGGTCTCCAGGATGCAATTGCTGTGGACCACATGACCACAGAACTGTGTCTTCAGGAAATCAAGGCTTGCAAGAAAGTATCTGTAGGACCAAGTTTCATT GCTCTGCTGGGGAACCGGTATGGCCACCGCCCTATCCCCCGTGTCCTCCCAGGAAAACAATTTGAGGTGCTGTTGTCCAAGCTACCACAGGACCAGGTGGGGCTTCTCCACCAATGGTTCAGGAAAGACAACAATGCTGTTCCGCCTGTCTACGTTCTTCAGCCAATCACAACTCTGTTGCCCCACTACAATGACCTTCAGCCTGAGAAAAGGCCGCTGCAGGATGACAGTGTCATTTCCTGGCGCTACACAGAGGCTCGATTATTGCAGCTCCTACGCACTGCGGCCGTGCAGGCTGAAAAAGACGGGGATATAACTGTTGAACAAAAACACCAGTTCTTCAAATCTG TGGCGGAGCATGAGATAGAGGAGGGTCTGCGAATTCCAGATGGGGACGAGAGCGAGCCCTCCGCCATCCTCTTCGTGCGGGAGCTACCTCACTTGCGTAAGAAGGACGGCCCGAAGCGGCTGGCCCAGTACATGGATGTGACGGCTGATGGCCTGCTGGATACTGAGGCTCAGGAACTCCTCTCGGACCTCAAGTCGCGTCTCTTCGCTGCCTCGCCGGGCATGCTCAACCTGCACAGTGTAGAGTTGTGCAAGGGAGCCATCGAGCCCAGCTGCAAGGAGCATGCCCAGTACCTGGAGAGCCTCTGCGAGCAGCTCGTGTCCCAGACAAAGGCCCGCATTGCCAGGAGGGTTGGTGCTGGTtcgtcagtggaggctggtgaagtGAGGACGAATGGGGCAAGAGGAGAAGATGCAAGTCAGAGGaagggggaagaggacagaggttGGCTGCTCCAGGAGCTTAGTCACCACATGGCTTTGAGTGCCGGGAAGTGTTCAGGCGTATTTCGCGGCAGGGAGGGGCTCCTTGGGAAGATCTGCCTGGCCATGTGGGAGCACACCAACACCCGCCACATGCCCCTGGTGGTGCATGGGCCACCAGGTGTGGGCAAGACAACGCTGCTCTGCAAGCTGGCACAGGAGATGCGTGGCCTCCTGGACCCCAGGGCTGTGGTGGTGCTCAGGTTGCTGGGGACGTCGGCAGAGAGCTCCGACCTGGGCCGTGTCCTCCAGAGTGTCTGTTTCCAGATCTGCTCTGTGTTCAGTTTGTCACCTCCCACCCCAATAACAGCACACACGAGTGAGGACCTGGTGAGGTTTTTCCATGGCCTTCTAGCTGAGGTGTCGGAGCGAggagatacacttcttctgataCTAGACTCCTTGGACCAATTGTCCTCAGCCACCCAGGGCCATAAACTCCACTGGCTACCCAAAGACATCCCCCCCAATGTCCATTTGGTGGTGTCCACCGCAGATACAGGCTCTCCAATTTTGGCTAACCTTCGGAGAACAGTCGAGGTGCCGGGAAATTTCTTTGATGTAGAACCCCTATCATGTGACCAGGGTAGAGAGATCATGAATGCCTACATGAGGGAAGCACAACGAAGCCTGACTCCAGAACAGTGTGAAGTGGTACTGTGTAGCTTTCAGCTGAGTGGAAATCCTCTGCATCTGAAGCTACTGCTGGACATGGCCAGGCGATGGACGTCCTTTACACCCGTGACTGACCTGGCCCTGAGCAGTAGTgcacaggaagtgatgtcacagcTACTCCAGGCCCTTGAGGAGAGGCATGGGAAGCAACTGGTTGGCGCAGCTTTGGGATATATCGTTTCTGCTAG TCTATCAGAGGCAGAGCTGCGTGATATCTTGTCCCTTGATGACAATGTCCTGGCTGAAGTCTACCAGTACTGGCCTCCCCCCAACCACTCCCTCATCCGCCTCCCCCCTCTACTGTGGGTGCGCCTCAGGCACGACTTGGGAGAACTCCTCATGGAGGGACAGGCCAATGGCGTCACGGTGCTCGACTTCCACCACAA GCTGTTGACTGAAACTGTGCGAGAGAGGTACCAGAGGTCAGAGCAGCAGGCTGACAGACACAGGGTCCTTGCTGAGTACTTCTTGGGTAGCTGGAGCCAAGGCCGATTCAAAGCTGTCCTCCTACCCCCACTGACGACCACATTGGACGCTGACCGCAAG GTGCCCCCTCAGCCTCTGTGGTTCGCTGAAGGAGTGGCAAATGTCAAAAAGCTGCACGAGCTGCCCTACCACCTCCTGTACGCAGGCCTCTGGGAGGAGCTGCGCCAGGAAGTCATAG GCAGTAGTGAGTGGCTGTACTGTAAGACTCTGACCTGTGGCGTGGCCAGTGTCATTGAGGACCTGACCCTCTGCACCAAGCTCATGGACTGCCCCGAGACTCAACTGATCCGAGACACTTTCATTCTCCTCAAGCCCACCCTGGACTTTCTAGATGGACAGATGG ACCCCCCCCTCTTCTACACAGAGGTCTTGGCCAGGCTCCACTCCTTCGCTGAGATTTACCCTTCACTGATAGGACGACTCTGCTGCCAGTGTCACGACTGGCTCTCGTGCTGTCCCGACCCCATCCTTGTCCCCAAGTGCACCTTCCTCCAGCCTCCAGGGGGAGCGCTAAAGACGACGCTTGCTGGTTTCCAGAAAG GGGTCACAGCTCTGGATATTTGCCCAGAGAGAGGGATCCTGCTGGCAGGCTCAGAGGACGGGAAGGTGATTGCCTGGGACCTCAATGATCTAGAGGTCATCCAAACCTTAGTGGGACACACAG CTAAGGTGCTATCAGTGAGAGTGATTGACAGCGGCGCTCACTGTCTCTCATTGGCTGCTGATGGGAGTCTGAGGAAGTGGAGCCTGTTGAGTGGCAGGCAGCTGTACTGTACCCAGGAGGCGGTGTCCATTAACTCCTTACCTTCCACCACACACATCCATGTGTCTGAGGAGAGGGCGCTTTTCTTCACTCACTCCGGAGGCCAG GTGAAAGTATGGCATCTTAACACAACAGAACTACTCTTCCAAGTCAAAGATACCGGTGTCTCCATTATTCTTGGATTTTTGAATGGAATGGTCGTCTCCCTCTCAGACGGAGGACTTGTCACATTTTCCCACCCATCCGCCGAGGACAAGACAGCGCAGATACATTTGGAAAAATCTTCACAAAGTTTGACGCTGACGGCAACCCTTACACTGCAAAGAAATGGCCGACTACTTATAGCATCCAAGGAGGGCTTCCTCTATCAG GTTTCCAGCACGGTACAGGGCAAACAGTCACAGTGGACTCTGAGACAGACAGTCACAGAGCTTCCAGTCTGTGCAACCTTCCTCTCCGCCTCAGATGACGAAAGGATACTTTTGGCAG GCTGTGAGAGGACACTGGTCCTTTTCCATAGAGAGTCAGACTGTGTCCAGAGCTTCCTGGATCTGCACCACGAGGACACGGtgttgtgtgcctgtgtgtcaaGCGACAGCAGAGTGGTCGTCTCGGGCTCTGAGGACCAGACTATACGG GTGTGGTCTATGACCACTGGAAACCTCCTTGACTGTTTCCTTGGCATGGATGCCCCTgtcaccactctagctctgtatGAGGGCACTGTCGTCTCCGCCTCCTTCTCAGCCTACTACCTGAAGCTGTGGCATCTGCCCTCACCCAACAACCCTCAGCAGAGACCCAATTGCTGCATTCCAGCCGGGTGCCCTCAGGTTGCCCTCACTAAAGATGGTGACACGGTGTACTATGTTAGAAACGTAGGCCAGAAAGAAGTGATTACATGGAATTGTCACACAG GCTCTTCCACTGACACCATGGCCGTCTCTGCTGAGGTGTGTTGCCTAGAGCTGGCCCAGAACAAGAAACTCCTCTTCTGTGGCCTCACGACTGGCACGGTCCTCATCTACCCCCTAGCCTTCCCCAAAGAGACCCTGTGCATCCCACCTCCTGAGACCCTGCCCACGGTGCGCTGCATGGCCATTGGCGGCCAGGAGAAGCACATGGCCGTGGCCTACGAggactcagtgtgtctgttcgAGATCACGGCCAGGGACAGTTTCCCCAGCGTGGAGGGGCCCTCCGCGAGGTTTGCCCTATCCCTGCTCCACTCGCCCGTCTCCTCCATGGCCCTGCTCCCAGACTGTAGGCTGCTGTACGGAACGGCCTGCGGGGAG GTCACCATGTACGACTTCAAGTCCGCCTCAACCGCCACCCTGGATGGCCACCGCAGCAGGGTCAACTGCGTGACGACCAGCAACTGGGGGACGCACGCCCTAGTGGGCTCAGAGGACGCAGTGCAGAGGCTGTGGGGGCTGACCCCCCTGGTGCTGGATCACACCATGGAGTACAAG GGGTTCTTGTTTGAAGGGGTTCTCTGTGCAGCGTTCTCTGAGAGTGACAAGCATGTCTTCACTGGCTCACAGGACAGAACTATTAAAGTCTGGGATGTTGCTAGTG GGAGTCTGTTATTCGTCCAGTACGTCTACGCTCCTGTCACCAAAATGTTGACCTACAGGAATGGCTTTGTGGCAATCTCTCAGCTGGGCTACGTCATCAAGGAAGGATTCCGCTGTCCGGATGGCATCTGTCCGGAATACAACCCACTCCGGAACGTCAACGCACACTACAGGGTCACGTCCCGGCAGAAGAGTGCAGACAGCCCTCACAGCGTCATCACAGAGATCCCTGAGTACAATCCCGCTCAGTTTAACTTCATGGCCCTGATGCTCAAGAGCAAACCCTCTCACTCATGCCAACTGTTGTAA